The following is a genomic window from Deltaproteobacteria bacterium PRO3.
CTATCAGGTTTTCATGGATCTCCAGCAGGCCATCCTTTTCGACATCCAAGGGCGATTTCAGCGCGAAGGGATCCGCTTCGCCTATCCGACCCGGGCTCTCCTTCTGAGACATTTCGACAGCCGGGTTTCTGGGAAAGAGGTTCCCAGCCTCTTCAATATGCCGCCATAGAGGAGCGCGATAACCCTATCTTTTTTAGCCCTTTGGGGGTTTACTAAGATAATGGGCCTAGGCGACCTCTTTAAACGCTTCACCAAGGGCCCCTCCGAGGAGGGCAAGGCGCCGGCGCCCGCCCCTCGGACCAAGGGAGGCAAGGCCCTGCCCCCGATCCCCTCCTTTCTGAAAAAGGACCGCTTCATCCGCGAGGCGGCCGAGGCCCAGGCATCCCCCGATCCCGTTCCCCCGCCGGACATGGCCGATGCCGGGTCCTTCAAGCGCCCCGGCAAATGGCTGAAGGAGCGGTTGGGCGGGGCGACCGATAGCCAAGCTATGAATAACATTGAAAAAACCAAGCAGGCCCTCAAGCAAAGCGGGGGCCTGAACGACCAGGAGATCCAAAGCTTTCTGGACGGTCTCCTGGAGGCCCCGGAGGGTGAGGCCGCGCCCTCGGCCCCGCCGCCGCTCCCCAAGGGCCGTTGACCCCTTCCCAAGAGAATCGCCTGGACATTAGAATAGCCCCCTGTTAAACACCGCAGCCTCGAAATTTGGAGTACGTTATGAAAGAAGGCATCCACCCCGAATACAAGCCCGTGAAGATCGCCTGCAGCTGCGGCAACATCATCGAGACGATGTCCACCCTGGACAACATCACCGTCGAAATCTGCAGCCACTGCCATCCCTTCTTCACCGGCAAGCAGAAGATCGTCGACACCGCGCGCCGCATCGACCGCTTCAAGAAGAAGTACGAGAATTTTCAGAAGCAATAGGGGGCCTTCCGCCACCCCTTGCCGCTTCCCTCAATTTTTTGAACCCGCCCGGCTGTGACCGAGGTGGGTTTTTTATTGGCTGTTTTTTCTATGTTCCAACAACTCCAAGACGTCGTCGCCCACTACCACGACCTGGCCCGGCAGCTGAGCGACCCCAGCATCACCGCCGACAGCAAGCGCTTCCAGCAGATCGCCAAGGAGCACGCCGGCCTGCGCGAGCTGGTCGATACCTTCGAGAAATACCAAAAGACGAAGGGCGACCTCGAAGGGAACAAGGAATTGCTCGCGGACAGCGACGAGGGCCTGCGCCAGATGGCCAAGGAGGAGA
Proteins encoded in this region:
- the rpmE gene encoding 50S ribosomal protein L31, with product MKEGIHPEYKPVKIACSCGNIIETMSTLDNITVEICSHCHPFFTGKQKIVDTARRIDRFKKKYENFQKQ